From one Gemella morbillorum genomic stretch:
- the gnd gene encoding decarboxylating NADP(+)-dependent phosphogluconate dehydrogenase: MKQNIGVIGLSVMGSNLALNIADNGFKVAVFNRTTSVVDKMLEEHPHKNVVGRYSLQELVDGLEKPRKVVLMVKAGFAVDSLIDQLTPILDKGDIIIDGGNSFFKDTQRRYDLLLEKGINYFGVGVSGGEEGARFGPALMPGGDEKAYEEIRPILEAIAAKVNGIPCCSYTSTGGAGHYVKMVHNGIEYGDMQLISEAYKVLKHLGGFTNEELQQTFEEWNKGELESYLIEITANIFKVKEEDGSYLVDKILDKSQQKGTGKWTNEQAIDLGIDVSVITAALNGRYMSNLKEERVRAEKEFARKPYAIVEDKEHLKEIVRDALFISKIVSYAQGFKLLQAAEKEYNWTFDYSQIAKIFRGGCIIQAKILQNIIEAYQNNPELANLIFDPFFKNVIETRQDNLREVAALAITNRLPLSAMTSAISYLDIYTTAESGANLIQAQRDYFGAHTFERTDKEGNYHYDWVGNNEK, encoded by the coding sequence ATGAAACAAAATATCGGAGTTATCGGATTATCGGTAATGGGAAGTAATTTAGCGTTAAATATTGCTGATAATGGATTTAAAGTAGCGGTGTTCAATAGAACAACATCTGTTGTTGATAAAATGTTAGAGGAACATCCACATAAAAATGTTGTAGGAAGATATTCTTTACAAGAATTAGTAGATGGATTAGAAAAACCAAGAAAAGTTGTCTTAATGGTAAAAGCAGGTTTTGCTGTTGATAGTCTTATTGATCAACTTACTCCGATCCTAGACAAAGGGGATATTATTATTGACGGAGGTAACTCTTTCTTCAAAGATACACAAAGAAGATATGACTTGCTATTAGAAAAAGGAATTAATTATTTTGGTGTTGGAGTTTCTGGCGGAGAAGAAGGGGCTAGATTTGGTCCTGCTTTAATGCCTGGTGGCGATGAAAAAGCATATGAAGAGATTCGACCAATTTTAGAAGCAATTGCGGCAAAAGTTAATGGAATTCCATGTTGTAGTTATACTTCAACAGGAGGAGCTGGACATTATGTAAAAATGGTTCATAATGGTATTGAGTATGGAGATATGCAACTTATCTCAGAAGCTTACAAAGTCTTAAAACACTTAGGAGGCTTTACTAATGAAGAGTTACAACAAACTTTTGAAGAGTGGAATAAAGGTGAATTAGAATCATACTTAATAGAAATTACAGCCAATATTTTCAAAGTTAAAGAAGAAGATGGAAGTTATTTAGTAGATAAAATTTTAGACAAATCTCAACAAAAAGGTACAGGGAAATGGACTAACGAGCAAGCTATCGATTTAGGAATTGATGTTTCTGTAATTACAGCTGCCCTAAATGGTCGTTATATGTCTAATCTTAAAGAAGAGCGCGTTCGTGCAGAAAAAGAATTCGCTCGTAAACCTTATGCAATTGTTGAAGATAAAGAACATCTTAAAGAGATTGTTCGTGATGCATTATTTATTTCAAAAATTGTTTCTTATGCTCAAGGATTTAAACTTCTTCAAGCTGCAGAAAAAGAATACAACTGGACTTTTGATTATTCACAAATTGCAAAAATTTTCCGCGGTGGATGTATTATTCAAGCAAAAATTCTTCAAAATATTATCGAAGCATACCAAAATAATCCGGAGTTAGCTAACTTAATATTTGATCCATTTTTCAAAAATGTTATTGAAACAAGACAAGACAATTTACGTGAAGTAGCAGCATTAGCTATTACGAATAGATTACCATTAAGTGCTATGACTTCAGCTATTTCTTACTTAGATATTTATACTACTGCTGAAAGTGGAGCTAATTTAATTCAAGCACAACGAGATTACTTCGGAGCGCACACTTTTGAAAGAACAGATAAAGAAGGAAATTATCATTATGACTGGGTTGGGAACAATGAAAAATAA
- the aldA gene encoding aldehyde dehydrogenase — protein sequence MTEVKILKMFINGEFEEHLNHEHLKVLNPATEEVIAKIPSGNFKDVDRAINAADAAQKSWEKLPAVERGEYLRKIAKKIREREPEITQTIVNEGGKTFELAKVEVLFTADYMDYMAEWARRYEGEIIQSDRKDEHILLFKRPYGVTTGILPWNFPFFLIARKAAPALLTGNTIVLKPSQLTPINAHIFAEICQEVGLPKGVLNIIHGRGSVVGNRLASHPKVGLVSLTGSLAAGQEVMKAAADNITNVSLELGGKAPAIVFEDADLELAAKAIVASRVINSGQVCNCAERVYVHESIKEKFEEALFNELDKVKFGDPNKERGLDYGPLIEKRALKQVIEKVGYAVKQGATLAYGGEVDKEQVGYFYGPTVLTDVTNDMTIMKEEIFGPVIPVATFKTLDEVIDYANDSEYGLTSSVYTKNLNTAFKAINGLKFGETYVNRENFEAMQGFHAGRRKSGIGGADGKHGLEEYLTTQVVYLQLDNE from the coding sequence ATGACTGAAGTTAAAATTTTAAAAATGTTCATAAACGGGGAGTTTGAAGAACATCTTAATCACGAACATCTTAAAGTATTAAATCCAGCTACGGAGGAAGTAATCGCTAAGATTCCATCTGGAAATTTCAAAGATGTTGACCGTGCTATCAATGCCGCTGATGCTGCACAAAAATCATGGGAGAAACTTCCAGCCGTAGAGCGCGGAGAATATTTACGTAAAATTGCTAAAAAAATTCGTGAGCGCGAGCCGGAAATTACGCAAACTATCGTTAACGAAGGTGGAAAAACTTTTGAACTAGCAAAAGTAGAAGTGCTTTTCACAGCTGATTATATGGATTACATGGCAGAATGGGCTCGTAGATACGAGGGAGAAATTATTCAAAGCGACAGAAAAGATGAGCATATTCTTTTATTCAAACGTCCTTATGGTGTTACTACAGGGATTCTACCATGGAACTTCCCATTCTTCTTAATCGCAAGAAAAGCTGCACCTGCATTACTTACTGGTAATACAATAGTTCTTAAACCTAGTCAACTTACACCAATTAACGCTCATATCTTCGCTGAAATTTGTCAAGAAGTTGGTTTACCAAAAGGTGTACTAAACATCATTCACGGTCGTGGATCAGTAGTAGGTAACAGATTGGCATCTCACCCTAAAGTTGGCTTAGTAAGTTTAACAGGTAGTCTTGCTGCAGGACAAGAAGTTATGAAAGCAGCTGCTGATAACATCACTAATGTTTCATTAGAACTTGGAGGAAAAGCTCCAGCTATAGTTTTTGAAGATGCAGATTTAGAACTTGCAGCAAAAGCAATTGTTGCTTCTCGTGTTATCAACTCAGGTCAAGTATGTAACTGTGCAGAAAGAGTATACGTTCATGAAAGTATAAAAGAAAAATTCGAAGAAGCTTTATTCAACGAACTTGATAAAGTTAAATTTGGAGATCCGAATAAAGAACGTGGTTTGGATTACGGTCCACTTATTGAAAAACGTGCATTAAAACAAGTGATCGAAAAAGTTGGTTACGCTGTTAAACAAGGTGCTACACTTGCTTATGGTGGAGAAGTAGACAAAGAACAAGTAGGATACTTCTATGGACCTACTGTTTTAACTGATGTAACAAATGACATGACTATTATGAAAGAAGAAATATTCGGACCAGTAATTCCTGTTGCGACATTTAAAACTTTAGATGAAGTAATAGATTACGCTAATGATTCTGAATATGGTCTAACTTCTTCAGTTTATACTAAAAATCTTAACACTGCATTTAAAGCTATTAATGGCTTAAAATTTGGTGAAACTTATGTTAACCGTGAAAACTTTGAAGCAATGCAAGGATTCCATGCAGGACGTCGAAAATCAGGAATTGGTGGTGCTGATGGTAAACATGGTTTAGAAGAATACTTAACTACTCAAGTAGTTTATCTTCAATTAGATAATGAATAA
- the guaB gene encoding IMP dehydrogenase, with amino-acid sequence MWENKFQKEGLTFDDVLLVPAKSDILPKKVDLKVNLTDKIKLSIPVISAAMDTVTEYKMAIAMAREGGIGVIHKNMSIEEQAEQVRKVKRSESGVITDPFFLTPDSLVDEAESLMQQYKISGVPIVNNTDDMKVVGIITNRDMRFLTDFDIKISEVMTKEHLVTAPANTTLEEASVILRGHKIEKLILTDEAGKLTGLITIKDIEKLAKYPNSAKDEKGRLLVAASVGITNDTVDRVEALVEAGVDAIVVDTAHGHSKGVLDAVKALRTNYPELDIIAGNVATGEAARDLFNAGADVVKVGIGPGSICTTRVVAGVGVPQITAIYDCATVARELGKTIIADGGIKYTGDVVKAIAAGGHAVMLGSMLAGCEESPGELEIFQGRTFKAYRGMGSISAMEKGSKDRYFQEDGKKLVPEGIEGRTPYKGAVAETIYQIIGGLRAGMGYTGSRNLHALREDAQFVRMTGAGLIESHPHDVQITKESPNYSK; translated from the coding sequence ATGTGGGAAAATAAATTTCAAAAAGAAGGTTTAACATTTGATGATGTACTATTAGTGCCAGCTAAAAGTGATATATTACCTAAAAAAGTTGATTTAAAAGTTAACTTAACAGACAAGATTAAATTATCTATTCCAGTAATTTCAGCAGCGATGGATACAGTTACTGAATACAAAATGGCGATTGCTATGGCTCGTGAAGGTGGAATAGGTGTAATCCATAAAAATATGTCTATCGAAGAGCAAGCAGAGCAAGTAAGAAAAGTTAAACGTTCAGAAAGTGGGGTTATCACAGATCCTTTCTTCCTAACTCCAGATAGTTTAGTAGACGAAGCTGAAAGCTTAATGCAACAATATAAAATCTCAGGAGTACCAATTGTAAATAATACAGACGATATGAAAGTTGTAGGTATTATAACTAATCGTGATATGAGATTTTTAACTGATTTTGATATTAAAATTAGTGAAGTTATGACGAAAGAACATTTGGTTACAGCGCCAGCTAATACTACTTTGGAAGAAGCAAGTGTAATTTTACGTGGCCATAAAATTGAAAAATTAATTTTAACTGATGAAGCAGGAAAACTTACTGGGCTAATTACTATTAAAGATATTGAAAAATTAGCAAAATATCCTAATTCGGCAAAAGACGAAAAAGGTAGATTATTGGTAGCAGCATCAGTAGGAATTACTAATGATACAGTAGATCGTGTAGAAGCTTTAGTGGAAGCTGGAGTTGATGCTATCGTCGTTGATACTGCTCACGGACATTCTAAAGGAGTGTTAGATGCAGTTAAGGCTTTAAGAACAAATTATCCAGAATTAGATATTATCGCAGGTAATGTTGCGACTGGAGAAGCTGCTCGTGATTTATTTAACGCTGGAGCAGATGTAGTTAAGGTTGGTATTGGGCCGGGATCTATCTGTACAACACGTGTTGTTGCAGGTGTAGGTGTACCACAAATCACAGCAATTTATGATTGTGCAACTGTAGCTCGAGAACTTGGAAAAACTATTATTGCTGATGGTGGTATTAAATATACAGGTGATGTAGTAAAAGCAATTGCAGCTGGAGGACATGCAGTAATGTTAGGTTCTATGCTTGCAGGATGTGAAGAATCTCCAGGTGAGTTAGAAATTTTCCAAGGAAGAACATTTAAAGCATATCGTGGCATGGGATCAATCTCAGCGATGGAAAAAGGTTCTAAAGATAGATACTTCCAAGAAGATGGTAAGAAATTAGTTCCAGAAGGAATCGAAGGACGTACCCCATATAAAGGTGCTGTAGCAGAAACTATTTACCAAATTATCGGTGGTCTTCGTGCGGGAATGGGTTATACTGGTTCAAGAAATCTACACGCACTTCGTGAAGATGCGCAATTTGTACGTATGACAGGTGCTGGACTTATCGAATCTCATCCACATGATGTTCAAATCACAAAAGAAAGTCCAAACTACTCTAAATAA
- a CDS encoding asparaginase: MKKILILNTGGTISMSEDHTTGKVSPTENNPISIGEGIFSHIAHIYMENLYNLPSPHITEFEMFELKQRIMQAIDEGYEGVVITHGTDTLEETAYYLELTLDVEIPVVITGAMRSSNEIGADGLANLRSSLVVAVSDESSDKGVLVVMNDEAHTATYVTKTHTTNVATFQTPTFGPIGLVSKNEVIYFQKLLKEEHYEVNSVSKKVYLLKAYAGMGGELIDAIRNLGADGLVIEALGAGNLPPKTLPAIKQLLDDNIPVVFVSRAFNGVTQDVYDYVGGGKRFCQDGVIFTTGLSGQKARIKLLVLLEANIDKCKLEELF, encoded by the coding sequence TTGAAAAAAATATTAATATTAAACACTGGGGGAACGATTTCTATGAGTGAGGATCATACAACAGGAAAAGTTTCTCCGACAGAAAATAATCCTATAAGCATAGGAGAAGGTATTTTTTCTCATATAGCTCACATATATATGGAAAATTTGTATAATCTTCCATCACCTCACATTACAGAATTTGAAATGTTTGAATTAAAACAGCGTATTATGCAAGCTATTGATGAAGGGTATGAAGGTGTCGTAATAACTCATGGAACAGACACTTTAGAAGAGACAGCGTATTATTTAGAATTAACTTTAGATGTTGAGATTCCTGTAGTTATAACAGGTGCGATGCGTTCTAGCAATGAAATAGGTGCAGATGGCTTGGCGAATCTTAGAAGTTCTTTAGTTGTTGCGGTTAGCGACGAAAGTAGCGATAAAGGAGTGCTTGTCGTAATGAATGATGAAGCTCATACAGCAACTTACGTAACTAAAACTCACACTACTAATGTAGCTACATTCCAAACTCCAACTTTTGGGCCTATAGGCTTAGTATCAAAAAATGAAGTTATTTATTTCCAAAAATTACTAAAGGAAGAACATTATGAAGTAAATAGTGTTTCAAAAAAAGTCTATCTTTTAAAAGCATATGCAGGAATGGGTGGGGAATTAATTGACGCTATCCGAAACTTAGGAGCAGATGGTTTAGTTATAGAAGCACTCGGTGCGGGGAATCTTCCGCCTAAAACTTTACCTGCAATAAAACAACTCCTTGATGACAATATTCCTGTGGTTTTCGTTTCTAGAGCGTTTAATGGAGTAACACAAGATGTTTATGACTATGTTGGTGGCGGAAAAAGATTTTGTCAAGATGGCGTTATTTTTACAACAGGATTAAGTGGCCAAAAAGCTCGTATAAAACTTTTGGTTTTATTAGAAGCGAATATAGATAAATGTAAACTAGAAGAATTGTTTTAG
- a CDS encoding sodium-dependent transporter, which yields MSEKSQWGSKIGFILASAGSAIGLGAVWKFPYMTAANGGGSFLLVFLIFTLLIGLPLLLAEFVLGRGAAVSAVKTFGKLGKNKKYNIFGIIGAFALFVLLSFYSVIGGWILVYLGISIADALGIYSTSDYVALFSTIISNPWIALGAQAMFILLNVLIVSRGVQKGIERASKIMMPMLFIIFLIIITRSLTLPNSMAGVTYFLKPDFSKITTSGLLFALGQSFFALSIGVTAMLTYASYLNKQVNMVQSGVSVVIMNIAVSIMAGLAIFPAMSSFGMESEGGPSLLFIVLPQLFNNMAFGKIFYILFLILFLFATITSSVVMLEINVGNLTDQKNTNRTKWSVIIGILTFVFGIPSALSYGTLANTLFFGKTFFDSMDFLVSNILMPLGCLFLSIFTGYVLDRKVAMRELHVKEDNRVSLGFFKVWLFLLRYILPIIIAIVCLAQFF from the coding sequence ATGTCAGAAAAATCTCAATGGGGGTCTAAAATAGGATTCATACTTGCTTCTGCAGGTTCAGCAATAGGTCTTGGGGCAGTTTGGAAATTCCCATACATGACTGCTGCCAATGGTGGAGGAAGTTTTTTATTAGTTTTCCTTATTTTCACACTTTTAATAGGTCTTCCACTTTTATTAGCAGAGTTCGTCCTTGGACGTGGTGCAGCAGTTTCAGCAGTTAAAACTTTTGGAAAACTAGGGAAAAATAAAAAATATAATATCTTCGGAATTATTGGTGCATTCGCATTATTTGTACTATTATCTTTCTATAGCGTAATTGGTGGCTGGATACTAGTTTATCTTGGTATTTCAATAGCAGACGCTTTGGGCATTTATTCTACTAGCGATTATGTTGCACTTTTTAGTACTATCATCTCTAATCCATGGATTGCTTTAGGAGCTCAGGCGATGTTTATTCTATTAAATGTCTTAATTGTATCTCGTGGTGTCCAAAAAGGAATTGAACGCGCATCAAAAATTATGATGCCGATGTTATTCATTATCTTCCTAATTATTATAACAAGATCATTAACATTACCAAATTCTATGGCCGGAGTAACTTACTTCCTAAAACCAGACTTTTCTAAAATTACTACCTCAGGATTATTATTCGCATTAGGGCAATCGTTCTTTGCACTATCTATCGGAGTTACAGCTATGCTAACTTATGCATCGTACTTAAATAAACAAGTTAACATGGTTCAATCTGGAGTTTCAGTAGTTATAATGAATATTGCTGTTTCTATTATGGCGGGGCTTGCTATTTTCCCAGCTATGAGCTCATTCGGCATGGAATCTGAAGGTGGCCCAAGTTTATTATTCATCGTTCTACCACAATTATTCAACAATATGGCTTTTGGTAAAATTTTCTATATTTTATTCTTAATATTATTCTTATTTGCAACTATTACTTCATCAGTTGTTATGTTAGAAATCAATGTAGGAAATCTTACAGATCAAAAAAATACTAATCGTACTAAATGGAGTGTTATTATTGGTATACTTACATTTGTTTTCGGTATCCCATCTGCACTTTCATATGGAACACTTGCCAACACACTATTCTTTGGTAAAACATTCTTCGATTCTATGGACTTTTTAGTATCAAATATCCTAATGCCACTTGGTTGCCTATTCTTATCAATTTTTACAGGTTATGTATTAGACAGAAAAGTAGCGATGCGTGAACTTCATGTTAAAGAAGATAACAGAGTAAGTTTAGGTTTCTTCAAAGTATGGTTATTCTTACTTCGTTACATCTTACCAATTATTATTGCAATCGTATGTCTAGCACAATTTTTCTAA
- the zwf gene encoding glucose-6-phosphate dehydrogenase, with product MTGLGTMKNKSAITLFGGTGDLTYRKLLPALYNLDVLGKLDKEFKIIVIGRRSYSQEDYINIVRGWVKEHARTKFHDNDFQNYSSRIIYFKMEMTNIEDYKLLQEFYIEQGITEHIYYYAVAPSFFITITNGLKKYCSENNAKVIIEKPFGENLEKAGELNDKLAEFFSQEEIYHIDHYLGKEMIQNILSLRFKNIIFKGVWNKDFIENVQITAAEAVGVGTRASYYDKSGAVKDMVQNHLLQVLSIVAMEEPKEEGSRGIHDSQYNLLSKLVPITNVNDSLVMAQYEGYLDEENISKDSKTETYAALKLFIDNERWQGVPFFIRTGKKMGGRETQVVVQFKAVGDIPGNVLIIKIQPDEGVYFQFNAKKPGTEQELQQISLDFCQSCILENRINTPEAYERLLDACFKGDRALFSQWDQIVVSWTFVNDLLAKYYKQGAPLYTYKQGSMGPKEADEFVDWIK from the coding sequence ATGACTGGGTTGGGAACAATGAAAAATAAAAGTGCAATTACATTATTTGGTGGGACAGGAGATTTAACTTATAGAAAGTTATTGCCAGCCTTATATAATTTAGATGTTCTAGGAAAATTAGATAAAGAATTCAAAATTATTGTAATTGGTCGTCGTTCATATAGTCAAGAAGATTATATTAATATAGTTCGCGGTTGGGTAAAAGAGCATGCTCGAACTAAGTTTCACGATAATGATTTCCAAAACTATTCTTCAAGAATTATCTACTTTAAGATGGAGATGACCAATATAGAAGATTATAAACTACTACAAGAGTTTTATATAGAACAAGGAATTACAGAACATATTTATTATTATGCTGTTGCTCCATCGTTCTTTATAACTATTACTAATGGATTGAAGAAATATTGTTCAGAAAATAATGCTAAGGTTATAATAGAAAAACCATTTGGAGAAAATCTAGAAAAAGCAGGAGAACTTAATGATAAGTTGGCAGAATTCTTCAGTCAAGAGGAAATTTATCATATAGATCATTATCTAGGAAAAGAAATGATTCAAAACATTTTATCTTTACGTTTCAAAAACATTATTTTCAAAGGTGTTTGGAATAAAGATTTCATAGAAAATGTACAAATTACAGCAGCAGAGGCAGTTGGTGTGGGGACCCGTGCTAGTTATTATGATAAGAGTGGCGCTGTTAAAGATATGGTGCAAAATCATCTATTACAAGTTTTATCGATAGTAGCCATGGAAGAACCGAAGGAAGAAGGAAGTCGTGGAATTCACGATAGTCAATACAATCTTCTTTCTAAATTAGTGCCTATTACTAATGTGAATGATAGTCTAGTGATGGCGCAATATGAAGGTTATTTGGATGAAGAAAATATTTCTAAAGATTCTAAGACTGAGACTTATGCAGCATTAAAATTATTTATTGACAATGAGCGTTGGCAAGGGGTGCCGTTCTTTATTAGAACAGGTAAGAAAATGGGAGGCCGTGAAACTCAGGTTGTTGTTCAATTTAAAGCTGTAGGTGATATCCCTGGTAATGTGTTGATAATTAAGATTCAACCAGATGAAGGTGTTTATTTCCAATTTAATGCGAAAAAACCAGGAACGGAACAAGAACTTCAACAGATTTCTCTAGATTTTTGTCAGAGTTGTATTCTGGAAAATAGAATAAATACACCTGAAGCGTATGAGAGGTTATTAGATGCTTGCTTTAAAGGAGATCGTGCATTATTCTCTCAATGGGATCAAATAGTTGTATCATGGACTTTTGTTAATGATTTATTAGCGAAGTACTATAAACAAGGAGCGCCATTATATACTTACAAACAAGGTTCAATGGGGCCAAAAGAAGCAGATGAATTTGTTGATTGGATAAAATAA
- the hslO gene encoding Hsp33 family molecular chaperone HslO, producing MKDYLIRGLAFNDEIRFFVTKTTDLVEEIRKRHDAYPTAIAATGRVATVTTMMGAMLKSGDRIDVAVRGDGPIGTIYASSDELGETTAYAKNMQVHIPSNSQGKLDVKGVVGGGNITVVRDLGLNEKYTTTSPIVSGEIAEDFTYYFAASEQVPSAVSLGVLVDTDNSVIAAGGFILQVLPQATDATITKLEKVISNIKPISTLIHEGKTPEEIADILFEGEENYRILRKNDVVFKCTCSKERYADALVTLGREELESLSQEESTELVCAFCKEKYHFTKEEITELLENLK from the coding sequence ATGAAAGATTATTTAATTAGAGGGTTGGCCTTTAATGATGAGATTAGATTTTTTGTAACAAAGACAACAGATTTAGTAGAAGAAATTAGAAAACGTCATGATGCTTATCCTACAGCTATTGCAGCTACGGGGCGTGTTGCAACTGTGACAACTATGATGGGAGCAATGCTGAAAAGTGGTGATAGAATAGATGTAGCAGTTCGCGGAGATGGGCCAATAGGAACAATATACGCTTCATCAGATGAGCTTGGAGAAACAACGGCATATGCTAAAAATATGCAAGTTCATATTCCAAGTAATTCCCAAGGGAAACTAGATGTAAAAGGTGTAGTAGGCGGTGGAAATATTACCGTAGTACGTGACTTAGGCTTAAATGAAAAATATACAACAACTTCTCCGATAGTTTCAGGAGAAATCGCTGAAGACTTTACATATTATTTTGCAGCAAGTGAGCAAGTTCCATCAGCAGTATCATTGGGAGTTCTTGTTGATACTGATAATTCAGTTATAGCTGCGGGAGGTTTTATTCTTCAAGTATTACCACAAGCAACTGATGCAACAATAACGAAGTTAGAAAAAGTAATCTCTAATATAAAACCTATATCTACACTTATTCATGAAGGAAAGACTCCAGAAGAAATTGCGGATATTTTGTTTGAAGGGGAAGAGAATTATCGTATTTTACGTAAAAATGATGTTGTCTTTAAATGCACATGTTCAAAAGAACGTTATGCAGACGCTTTGGTTACGTTAGGTCGTGAAGAGTTAGAGAGTCTTTCTCAAGAAGAGTCTACTGAATTAGTCTGTGCATTTTGTAAGGAAAAATATCATTTTACAAAAGAAGAAATAACAGAGTTATTAGAAAACTTAAAGTAA
- a CDS encoding beta-class carbonic anhydrase: protein MKLLDSMLEYNKYFVKFEEYQKYKTEDKYPAKRVVMFTCMDTRLLELATKSLNLAPGDVKVVKNAGAILTHPFGSVMRSLIMAVYMLKADEIIVMGHHDCGMQSIDPNLVLEKMKERGISNETLDILQYSGIDLNKWLHGFDDVFESVSHDVNMIINHPLMPKDIPVHGLVINPEDGKVEVVVNGYSNMKD from the coding sequence ATGAAGTTACTAGATTCTATGTTAGAGTACAATAAATATTTTGTGAAGTTTGAGGAATATCAAAAATATAAAACAGAAGATAAATATCCTGCTAAAAGGGTGGTAATGTTCACTTGTATGGATACTCGTCTCTTGGAGCTTGCGACAAAATCTCTGAATTTAGCTCCAGGAGATGTTAAGGTAGTGAAAAACGCAGGTGCAATACTCACACATCCGTTTGGGTCAGTTATGCGTAGCTTGATTATGGCTGTTTATATGCTAAAGGCTGATGAGATTATCGTTATGGGGCACCATGACTGTGGTATGCAAAGTATCGATCCTAATTTGGTTTTGGAGAAAATGAAAGAAAGAGGAATATCAAATGAGACTTTAGATATATTACAATATTCAGGCATAGATTTAAACAAATGGTTACATGGTTTTGATGATGTTTTTGAAAGTGTTAGTCATGATGTTAATATGATAATAAATCATCCATTAATGCCAAAGGATATACCAGTGCATGGATTGGTAATCAATCCAGAAGATGGTAAAGTTGAAGTTGTTGTGAATGGTTATAGTAACATGAAAGATTAG
- a CDS encoding xanthine phosphoribosyltransferase: MELLREMIVTDGKVYDNNVLKVDSFLNHQIDASLMMKMAESFYEYFGKEKITKILTIEASGIAPAILVAHFFKVPMVFAKKSKPATLKNNDIYTAEVHSYTKNVTNTIVVSEKFINKEDNVLIIDDFLANGQATLGLMEIVEKAGANTVGVGILVEKSFQNGRKLLEQKNVNICSLCRIASLENNEVKFNVADDEIKKG, translated from the coding sequence ATGGAACTGCTAAGAGAAATGATTGTCACTGATGGTAAAGTTTATGACAATAATGTATTAAAGGTTGATTCGTTTTTAAACCATCAAATAGATGCTAGTTTAATGATGAAAATGGCAGAATCTTTTTATGAGTATTTTGGAAAAGAAAAAATAACGAAGATTCTTACAATAGAAGCAAGTGGTATCGCCCCTGCGATTCTAGTTGCACATTTTTTTAAAGTGCCAATGGTTTTTGCTAAGAAAAGTAAGCCGGCAACTTTGAAAAATAATGATATTTATACCGCAGAAGTACATAGTTATACAAAAAATGTAACTAATACAATAGTAGTTTCAGAAAAATTCATAAATAAAGAGGATAATGTTCTTATAATTGATGATTTCTTGGCGAATGGTCAAGCGACTCTTGGTCTTATGGAAATAGTTGAAAAAGCAGGTGCGAATACTGTTGGAGTTGGTATCTTAGTTGAGAAAAGTTTCCAAAATGGTCGTAAATTATTAGAACAAAAAAATGTGAATATTTGTTCTTTATGCAGAATTGCCTCTCTTGAAAATAATGAAGTGAAGTTTAATGTAGCAGATGATGAAATAAAGAAAGGATAA